From Musa acuminata AAA Group cultivar baxijiao chromosome BXJ3-8, Cavendish_Baxijiao_AAA, whole genome shotgun sequence, one genomic window encodes:
- the LOC135645366 gene encoding sulfate transporter 4.1, chloroplastic-like — translation MEITYATSSNLDLADGVVGMDMAAWEVRSERPWPSLHSSSAPPVSRWWSSLKAMTATEWLEMLLPCTRWICRYRSGDYLELDLTAGVTVGVMLVPQAMSYAKLAGLHPIYGLYSGFVPIFVYAVFGSSRQLAIGPVTLVSLLVSNVLGGIVDPSDELYTELAILLAFMVGVLECLLGLLRLGWLLRFISHSVISGFISSSAIIIALSQAKYFLGYDIVQSSRIFPLTESIIAGASDFSWSPFLMGSVILTLITLMKHLGKTKKNLRFLRSSGPLTAVVLGTAFVKSFHPPSISVVGEIPQGLPTFHIPREFQHLKSLISTAFLITGVAILESVGIAKALAAKNGYELDPNQELFGLGMANICGSFFSAYPATGSFSRSAVNNESGAQTGLSGIITGLTIGCALLFLTPWFRDIPQCALAAIVVSVGISLVDYEKAMFLWQVDKKDFLLWMLTCLATLFLGTEIGVLVGVFSSLAFVIHESANPCIAILGRLPGTTIYRNIDQYPEACLYRGIVVIRIEAPIYFANISYLKDRLREFELVISKNRKWEPQASRIHFVIIEMASVPYIDSSAVEALKDLHQEYKLHEVQIAISNPNQKVLMTLARSHLIELIGKSWFFVSVHDAVKACIQQAPNLMGTSPGGRRDATQTSQPDLVQKLWKQEDESAVEWEYLLPQEEGT, via the exons ATGGAGATAACGTATGCCACCTCCAGTAATCTGGATCTCGCCGACGGTGTCGTCGGCATGGACATGGCGGCTTGGGAGGTCCGGTCGGAGCGGCCATGGCCGTCACTGCATTCCTCCTCGGCCCCTCCGGTGTCGCGGTGGTGGTCCAGCCTGAAGGCCATGACGGCCACGGAGTGGCTAGAGATGTTGCTCCCCTGCACACGGTGGATCTGTAGGTATCGTTCCGGCGACTATCTGGAGTTGGACCTCACGGCTGGGGTCACCGTCGGTGTCATGCTCGTGCCTCAG GCGATGTCGTACGCTAAGTTGGCTGGTCTGCATCCGATTTACGGGCTAT ATTCCGGCTTCGTTCCCATATTTGTTTACGCCGTGTTCGGCTCGTCTCGTCAGCTGGCAATTGGTCCCGTAACGTTGGTGTCGCTCCTCGTGTCCAACGTCTTGGGTGGCATCGTGGATCCCTCGGATGAACTGTACACGGAGCTTGCCATCTTACTGGCGTTCATGGTTGGAGTGTTGGAATGTCTGTTGGGGCTTCTCAG ACTCGGTTGGCTACTTCGATTCATCAGCCACTCTGTGATCTCCGGCTTTATTTCTTCCTCGGCCATTATAATTGCTTTGTCCCAAGCAAAATACTTCCTGGGGTACGACATCGTTCAGAGCAGCAGAATCTTTCCATTGACAGAAAGTATCATCGCTGGAGCCAGTGAT TTCTCCTGGTCCCCATTTCTGATGGGATCTGTCATTCTCACCTTGATCACTCTCATGAAGCACTTG GGCAAAACGAAAAAGAATTTGAGATTCCTCAGATCATCAGGGCCACTCACGGCAGTCGTTCTCGGCACAGCTTTTGTGAAATCCTTCCATCCACCTTCAATTTCTGTG GTAGGTGAAATACCTCAAGGCTTGCCGACTTTTCATATTCCAAGAGAATTCCAGCATCTGAAATCACTCATTTCAACCGCATTTCTGATCACTGGTGTGGCCATTTTG GAATCTGTGGGGATTGCGAAAGCTTTGGCAGCAAAGAATGGTTATGAGTTGGACCCTAATCAAGAA CTATTTGGTCTTGGCATGGCAAATATCTGCGGTTCATTTTTCTCAGCATATCCTGCGACAG GTTCCTTTTCCAGATCAGCTGTAAATAATGAGAGTGGAGCACAGACTGGATTATCTGGAATCATAACAGGTCTTACAATTGGTTGTGCACTTCTTTTTCTAACACCTTGGTTCAGAGATATACCTCAG TGTGCATTGGCTGCCATTGTGGTTTCTGTTGGAATAAGTCTT GTGGATTACGAGAAAGCCATGTTCTTGTGGCAAGTAGACAAGAAAGACTTCCTCCTTTGGATGCTCACCTGTTTAGCCACGTTGTTTCTTGGCACCGAGATTGGTGTGCTTGTTGGG GTGTTCTCATCCCTTGCATTTGTCATTCATGAATCCGCGAATCCTTGCATCG CTATCTTAGGTCGGCTTCCTGGAACTACCATATACAGAAACATCGACCAATACCCAGAAGCATGTCTGTATCGAGGGATTGTCGTCATTCGAATTGAAGCACCCATTTATTTTGCAAATATCAGCTACCTCAAGGACAG GCTCAGAGAATTCGAGCTCGTTATCTCGAAGAACAGAAAGTGGGAACCACAAGCTTCAAGAATACATTTTGTGATCATTGAGATGGCAT CTGTCCCATATATAGACTCCAGCGCCGTAGAAGCTCTCAAAGATTTGCATCAAGAATACAAACTGCATGAGGTGCAG ATTGCCATTTCGAATCCAAACCAAAAGGTTCTGATGACTCTCGCGAGATCACATCTCATTGAGCTGATTGGCAAAAGCTGGTTCTTCGTGAGTGTGCATGATGCTGTCAAAGCATGTATTCAGCAAGCGCCCAACTTAATGGGAACATCAccaggaggaagaagagatgcTACTCAAACTAGTCAACCTGATCTTGTGCAAAAGCTATGGAAACAAGAGGATGAATCTGCTGTTGAGTGGGAGTACCTCTTGCCCCAGGAGGAGGGGACTTGA